Proteins encoded by one window of Roseibium sp. Sym1:
- a CDS encoding peptidase domain-containing ABC transporter — protein sequence MPLAAFDNADTIFQDMKPAQSRMNLESRVQQHSGSTVERASPAEACLLPLLEALDWDGMERHLFEALPHLEGIRGIFDLRAVLVRLNFRVTPTTRSPRQLMAEQFPCLVKLGDNILVGLGLTEDGRFHAYSGEARRKVAIAFSELKDAEFFLIEREEDAVNDAYKHWSSRLFNQFRGTMLSIMAVGFLSNLLALGLPLFVMNVYDKAIGAKSVPVLITLVIGIAVALAMDWMVKGTKSNLQAYLGARLDAVVANSTFRHFLHLPLPLISSAPIGAQITRLKQFDGVREIFHGNLANALIDLPFSALFVLVLGLIGGPLALLPAGLLLLYVLAALIIVPRMKTSINLAGDAKSRMQNITVEILSKRKAIRELSADEIWVEKYRAISADFALKNLKTKQLSQVMQVISQMLMTLCGIGVLGFGAILVMNQDLTQGALIAVMALSWRALSPMHQAFLSLSQLGQAQQTIERINGLLKIDMERQPGKLPSLHRQFQGTVRLSNVVLRYPARQEPALRNFSLQLDKGSVTAVTGPSGCGKTSLVRAILGLYRPQMGAILVDDLDIRQLDPGEWRNAIGYAPEHYDFFYGTVAQNFRMANPQADNDQVRSVFEEFGLNAYGDLLPQGVETRLTGQLIAMLPDNVKQRILLARAFVRPAPIYVLDDPAGNLDFEGDKLLMKKIEQVRGTSTVMLTTYRPSHMRMADKLVYMQNGMVAMAGSPDEILEDILKQQSR from the coding sequence ATGCCCCTCGCCGCTTTTGACAATGCAGACACGATTTTTCAGGACATGAAACCGGCGCAGAGCCGGATGAACCTGGAATCCCGTGTCCAGCAGCATTCCGGCAGCACCGTCGAACGCGCCTCCCCCGCGGAAGCCTGCCTGCTTCCCTTGCTGGAAGCCCTCGACTGGGACGGCATGGAACGCCACCTGTTCGAAGCCCTGCCGCATCTTGAGGGCATTCGCGGGATTTTCGACCTCCGGGCTGTGCTCGTCCGCCTGAATTTCCGGGTCACGCCGACCACCCGCTCGCCCAGGCAACTCATGGCGGAGCAGTTTCCCTGCCTCGTGAAGCTGGGAGACAACATTCTCGTCGGCCTCGGCCTGACCGAGGACGGCCGTTTTCACGCCTATAGCGGTGAGGCCCGGCGCAAGGTTGCCATCGCCTTCAGCGAATTGAAGGATGCCGAGTTCTTCCTGATCGAACGGGAGGAGGATGCGGTCAACGACGCCTACAAGCATTGGTCCTCCCGCCTGTTCAACCAGTTTCGCGGCACGATGCTCTCGATCATGGCGGTCGGATTCCTGTCGAACCTTTTGGCCCTGGGCCTGCCCCTCTTCGTCATGAATGTCTACGACAAGGCAATCGGCGCGAAGTCCGTCCCCGTGCTGATCACGCTGGTGATCGGTATCGCCGTGGCCCTGGCCATGGACTGGATGGTCAAGGGCACCAAGTCGAACTTGCAGGCCTATCTCGGCGCACGCCTGGACGCCGTGGTGGCGAATTCCACCTTCCGGCATTTTCTGCACCTGCCGCTGCCGCTGATCTCGTCCGCGCCGATAGGCGCACAGATCACCCGGCTGAAGCAGTTCGACGGCGTTCGTGAAATCTTTCATGGCAACCTCGCGAACGCGCTGATCGATTTGCCCTTCTCGGCGCTCTTCGTATTGGTCCTCGGCCTGATCGGCGGGCCGCTCGCCTTGCTGCCTGCCGGACTGCTGTTGCTCTACGTGCTGGCGGCGCTGATCATCGTTCCGCGCATGAAGACGTCCATCAACCTGGCAGGCGACGCCAAATCGCGCATGCAGAACATCACCGTGGAAATCCTGTCCAAGCGCAAGGCCATCCGGGAATTGTCGGCGGATGAGATCTGGGTTGAAAAATACCGTGCCATTTCCGCGGACTTTGCCCTGAAGAACCTGAAAACCAAACAGCTGTCGCAGGTCATGCAGGTCATCTCGCAGATGCTCATGACCCTTTGCGGCATTGGCGTGCTCGGGTTCGGCGCCATCCTGGTGATGAACCAGGACCTGACCCAGGGGGCCCTCATCGCCGTCATGGCCCTGTCCTGGCGGGCCCTCAGCCCGATGCACCAGGCTTTCCTGAGCCTGTCGCAGCTCGGCCAGGCGCAGCAGACCATCGAGCGCATCAACGGCCTGTTGAAGATCGACATGGAACGCCAGCCGGGCAAGCTGCCGAGCCTGCACCGGCAGTTCCAGGGCACGGTCCGGTTGTCCAATGTGGTGCTGCGCTATCCGGCGCGCCAGGAACCGGCCCTGCGCAACTTTTCCCTTCAGCTGGACAAGGGATCGGTCACCGCGGTCACCGGTCCGAGCGGATGCGGCAAGACTTCGCTGGTGCGCGCAATTCTGGGCCTCTACCGGCCGCAAATGGGTGCCATCCTCGTGGATGACCTGGACATCAGGCAGCTCGATCCGGGCGAATGGCGCAATGCCATCGGTTATGCCCCCGAACACTACGACTTCTTCTATGGCACCGTCGCCCAGAATTTCCGGATGGCCAACCCGCAGGCGGACAATGACCAGGTACGGTCCGTGTTCGAGGAATTCGGTCTCAATGCCTATGGCGATCTGCTGCCGCAAGGTGTCGAAACCCGCCTGACCGGGCAATTGATCGCCATGCTGCCGGACAACGTCAAGCAGCGTATTCTGCTGGCCCGCGCCTTTGTCCGTCCCGCACCGATCTATGTGCTGGACGACCCGGCCGGGAACCTCGACTTCGAGGGCGACAAACTCCTGATGAAGAAAATCGAGCAGGTACGCGGCACATCGACCGTCATGCTGACGACCTATCGGCCCAGCCACATGCGCATGGCCGACAAGCTCGTCTACATGCAGAACGGCATGGTGGCGATGGCCGGCTCCCCCGATGAAATTCTTGAGGACATCCTCAAGCAGCAATCACGCTAG
- a CDS encoding peptidase domain-containing ABC transporter, whose protein sequence is MPRSVIMASILINILGLAMPLTILQVYDRILPNKATDTLVILVIGLGFVLVIDAVLKTIRSYVVGWLAASFTHKANLEATRRLLNSRGDAASEATVSKHLDSFRSLQALGDQYGSQARLLAIDLPASAIFLAVLFLIGGPIGFIPVALLALFALRTANLNAKIETLIEKRAEQDQRKYDFIFEVLSGLNTIKAMALEPVILRRFERLQTQTSRMGYDYIDLNNRARNSSGFFTVLTTVCVVSAGALLVMGGFISVGAVAACTLLAGQVVQPLLRGINHWTDMQRINHDFREASALFDLPREELTASQDLAIVGNIKLQNASFLPHGDAIVPVHDLSLTINAGEIVAFEGNDGSGRTTLAHLVSGDMKPTSGQVLLDGHNLYGPDHRTLCKSIAYVGNDAQMFSGTILQNLTLFGSHASPQKARMAANLIGLEKDIHLLPLGYDTPLGNAIEENLTDSMVQRIAIARVLAGEPRILILNDANGALDHKSEAELVEALKRLKGQLTTLIVSHRPSFRAIADKQFHLDHGRLSAAPEAAATPRPRFRRRDPAGPKKQA, encoded by the coding sequence TTGCCACGCTCCGTGATCATGGCCTCCATCCTGATCAACATCCTTGGGCTGGCCATGCCGCTGACCATTTTGCAGGTCTATGACAGGATCCTGCCGAACAAGGCCACGGACACCCTCGTTATCCTGGTTATCGGCCTGGGGTTCGTGCTGGTCATCGATGCGGTTCTTAAGACAATCAGGTCCTATGTGGTTGGCTGGCTCGCTGCCTCGTTCACCCACAAGGCCAATCTGGAAGCCACTCGGCGCCTTCTGAACTCGAGAGGCGATGCCGCGTCGGAGGCAACGGTCTCCAAACACCTCGACTCGTTCCGCTCTCTGCAAGCACTCGGCGACCAATATGGCAGCCAGGCGCGCCTCCTGGCTATCGACCTGCCGGCCAGCGCCATCTTTCTTGCCGTTCTGTTCCTGATCGGCGGCCCCATCGGCTTCATTCCGGTCGCGCTGCTGGCCCTGTTTGCCCTGCGCACCGCCAACCTGAACGCCAAGATCGAAACGCTGATCGAAAAGCGGGCCGAACAGGATCAGCGCAAGTACGATTTCATCTTCGAGGTTCTCTCCGGCCTGAACACGATCAAGGCCATGGCGCTGGAACCGGTCATCTTGCGCCGGTTCGAACGTCTGCAGACCCAGACCTCCCGAATGGGTTATGACTATATCGACCTGAACAACCGTGCCCGCAATTCGTCAGGGTTTTTCACGGTCCTGACGACGGTTTGCGTCGTGTCCGCCGGCGCGCTCCTGGTCATGGGAGGGTTTATCAGCGTGGGCGCGGTGGCGGCGTGTACGCTTTTGGCCGGACAGGTTGTCCAGCCTCTGCTTCGCGGCATCAACCACTGGACCGACATGCAGCGGATCAACCATGATTTCCGTGAAGCCAGCGCCCTGTTCGATCTGCCCAGGGAGGAGCTGACCGCAAGTCAGGATCTCGCGATTGTCGGCAACATCAAGCTGCAGAACGCCAGCTTCCTGCCCCACGGCGACGCCATTGTCCCTGTTCACGACCTCTCGCTCACCATCAACGCCGGCGAAATCGTCGCCTTCGAAGGCAACGACGGAAGCGGCAGGACAACGCTCGCGCATCTTGTCTCCGGCGACATGAAACCGACCTCCGGGCAGGTCCTGCTGGACGGCCACAACCTTTACGGACCGGATCACCGCACGCTTTGCAAGAGCATCGCCTATGTCGGCAATGATGCCCAGATGTTCTCAGGCACGATCCTGCAGAACCTGACGCTGTTCGGATCCCATGCATCCCCGCAAAAAGCCCGCATGGCTGCAAACCTGATCGGTCTTGAAAAAGACATCCACCTGCTGCCCCTCGGCTACGACACGCCACTCGGCAACGCCATTGAGGAAAATCTCACCGATTCCATGGTCCAGCGGATCGCAATTGCCCGCGTCCTTGCAGGTGAACCCAGGATCCTCATTTTGAACGACGCCAACGGCGCGCTCGATCACAAGAGCGAAGCCGAGCTGGTTGAAGCCCTGAAACGGCTCAAGGGGCAGCTCACCACCCTGATAGTCAGCCATCGCCCGTCCTTCCGGGCCATCGCGGACAAGCAGTTTCATCTGGATCACGGCCGCCTCAGCGCCGCGCCGGAAGCGGCTGCGACACCCCGGCCCCGCTTCCGCCGGCGCGACCCTGCCGGTCCGAAAAAGCAAGCTTAG
- a CDS encoding cadherin domain-containing protein encodes MANTDSSENTGKPAGSSSSNSGGDTPVPGRVEAQAGDPYRPDGGNDYSLSIEPEDTGEATIANLYQAVPLENEGTGASQVDGDGTGGNATGGGGAKAGGLGSGRGDGQGDTRLPEGSQEVVETSDGAPNDDGGLGDGTVPGARGLDATLPQFDLGGDGVSASGSQIGDGTSGGLAPEEDDGGDGPGPGDPTENTDVGPVSDSDSTGNEVSEFATGGDYTGMTAFADDPDVTDVVSYEITGGDDRFEIDPDTGEITVKAGSSFDAETESSADVEVTATSSDGSTSVGTFTISIGDENEGPIGPVSDSDTTGNVVSEFASGGDYTGVTAFADDPDVTDVVSYEITGGDDRFEIDPDTGEITVKAGSSFDAETESSVDVEVTATSSDGSTSTGTFTISIGDENEAPVGPVSDSDTTGNEVSEFASGGDYTGVTAFADDPDVTDVVSYEITGGDDRFEIDPDTGEITVKAGSSFDAETESSADVEVTATSSDGSTSVGTFTISIGDENEGPIGPVSDSDTTGNEVSEFATGGDYTGVTAFADDPDVTDVVSYEITGGDDRFEIDPDTGEITVKAGSSFDAETESSADVEVTATSSDGSTSVGTFTIAIGDENEGPIGPVSDSDTTGNEVSEFATGGDYTGVTAFADDPDVTDVVSYEITGGDDRFEIDPDTGEITVKAGSSFDAETESSADVEVTATSSDGSTSVGTFTIAIGDENEGPIGPVSDSDTTGNVVSEFASGGDYTGVTAFADDPDVTDVVSYEITGGDDRFEIDPDTGEITVKAGSSFDAEAESSADVEVTATSSDGSTSTGTFTIAIGDENEGPIGPVSDSDTTGNEVSEFASGGDYTGVTAFADDPDVTDVVSYEITGGDDRFEIDPDTGEITVKAGSSFDAEADSSVNVTVTATSTDGSTATGTFSIGITDGNEPPDLVICLEDGGLQMIQNGSFEVYDGPHGGNAGTGWYENPNSIDSWTYENVDVHEAGHNNFGATDGGHHLDLASRTNGWISQEVEGQLDGQVYQLSFDMKSRGGEGQSVAEVYWNGELIDTIDPATTGSGWQAFSFNVVGGSGDGSNTLTFVEIGSDNNGGTLIDSVSMTADTRIAVVEEFHGAEIAPMQVFDPDVGDTHTFTVSDDRFEVVVSGDKYVLKLKDDQALDYETETQVSVDVTVTDSGGLSDTETVVIDVLDIDESVGPIGPVADSDTALNSVAENGSGGEYVGVTAFADDPDASDSVTYSITDDRFEIDPDTGVLTVRDGVSFDYEAMQSVDVEVTATSSDGSTSTGTFTVNITDVNEAPDLDFDPELGPGCSVTMTFVEESAGYSNILGVFHMDGNGNPIGGEIVWVDQNQLNAGDSATIYLEGVEAGEIGYFLIPDGADYNSVASGDPVTFQKDGDGHWQAVVDGTPLVGKGANVFFSGDGSLNPGGYDYAAESGIRIGFEDLVGGGDEDFDDPVFDQTVQETDAHAAVYEEQLGAEVGTLSVFDPDIGDSHTFTVSDDRFEVVAQNGETVLKLKDDQALDYETETQVTIEVTATDTGGLSDTETIVIDVIDVEPEGPNDNNSPIGPVSDTDTAQNLVAATAAAGVVVGLTAFARDADAGDTVTYSIDDNRFGIDADTGVVTVADAAALIAGETIDVTINATSSDGSQSSATFPVEVTSGGSGNSPPDLIVGNAIYRPDNANKHWDDHHDGHWGHIQDGEKGHYHEDDGVHGQTYHGHDDDCDANEYHVPENEAGVELIQLSVVDPDVGDTHTFTVSDDRFEVISDGENYLLKLKDDVAVDFETEQTITLDVTATDSGGLSDTETITLDVVDVDESAICETGTSGDDTIVGGDFSDTIYGRGGNDILIGQGGNDSLHGGSGDDVIRGGTGDDVMAGGDGSDLFAYMLGDGNDTISGGAGGNWIDIIDLANATDGTALGEYGTDWSITMTEGAIEEVNALGGEISLSQDSGGYIELADGGRIDFSDLEGIQY; translated from the coding sequence ATGGCCAACACCGACAGTTCCGAAAACACGGGCAAACCGGCCGGATCTTCCTCGTCGAATTCCGGCGGTGACACGCCAGTTCCGGGCCGGGTCGAAGCGCAGGCCGGAGATCCGTATCGTCCGGATGGCGGCAATGACTATTCCCTCTCGATCGAGCCGGAAGACACCGGAGAGGCGACGATCGCGAACCTTTATCAGGCTGTGCCTCTGGAAAACGAAGGAACGGGTGCCTCCCAGGTCGATGGAGACGGCACTGGTGGAAACGCAACCGGTGGCGGTGGTGCCAAGGCAGGCGGCTTGGGCAGCGGGCGTGGCGACGGCCAGGGCGATACCCGGTTGCCCGAAGGCTCCCAGGAGGTGGTAGAGACCTCCGATGGCGCTCCAAATGACGACGGCGGCCTTGGCGACGGTACTGTGCCGGGTGCTCGCGGGCTGGACGCAACCCTGCCGCAGTTTGATCTGGGTGGAGACGGGGTCAGCGCATCCGGGTCTCAAATCGGTGACGGCACCAGCGGAGGCCTCGCGCCGGAGGAAGACGACGGTGGTGACGGCCCCGGTCCTGGCGATCCAACCGAAAACACGGATGTCGGCCCTGTCAGCGACAGCGACAGCACAGGCAACGAGGTCTCCGAGTTCGCGACGGGCGGCGACTATACCGGTATGACCGCGTTCGCGGACGATCCGGATGTCACCGACGTTGTCTCCTACGAGATCACCGGCGGCGACGACCGGTTCGAGATCGACCCGGATACGGGCGAGATCACGGTGAAGGCGGGCTCTTCCTTCGACGCGGAGACGGAAAGCTCTGCCGATGTCGAGGTGACGGCGACATCCTCGGACGGGTCGACGTCCGTCGGCACGTTCACGATTTCCATCGGCGACGAGAACGAAGGCCCGATCGGTCCTGTCAGCGACAGCGACACCACCGGCAACGTGGTGTCGGAGTTCGCGTCGGGCGGCGACTATACCGGCGTGACCGCCTTCGCGGACGATCCGGATGTGACCGACGTGGTTTCCTACGAGATTACCGGCGGCGACGACCGGTTCGAGATCGACCCGGACACGGGCGAGATCACGGTGAAGGCGGGATCTTCCTTCGACGCGGAGACGGAAAGCTCCGTCGATGTCGAGGTGACGGCGACGTCCTCGGACGGGTCGACCTCGACGGGCACGTTCACGATCAGCATCGGCGACGAGAACGAGGCCCCGGTTGGCCCTGTCAGCGACAGTGATACCACGGGCAACGAGGTGTCGGAGTTCGCGAGCGGAGGCGACTATACCGGCGTGACCGCCTTCGCGGACGATCCGGATGTCACCGACGTGGTTTCCTACGAGATCACCGGCGGCGACGACCGCTTCGAGATCGATCCGGACACGGGCGAGATCACGGTGAAGGCGGGCTCTTCCTTCGACGCGGAGACGGAAAGCTCTGCCGATGTCGAGGTGACGGCGACATCCTCGGACGGGTCGACGTCCGTCGGCACGTTCACGATTTCCATCGGCGACGAGAACGAAGGCCCGATCGGTCCTGTCAGCGACAGCGACACCACCGGCAACGAGGTGTCCGAGTTCGCGACGGGCGGCGACTATACCGGTGTGACCGCGTTCGCGGACGATCCGGATGTCACCGACGTTGTCTCCTACGAGATCACCGGCGGTGACGACCGCTTCGAGATCGATCCGGACACGGGCGAGATCACGGTGAAGGCGGGCTCTTCCTTCGATGCGGAGACGGAAAGCTCTGCCGATGTCGAGGTGACGGCGACGTCCTCGGACGGCTCGACGTCAGTCGGCACGTTCACGATCGCCATCGGCGACGAGAACGAAGGCCCGATCGGTCCTGTCAGCGACAGCGACACCACCGGCAACGAGGTGTCCGAGTTCGCGACGGGCGGCGACTATACCGGTGTGACCGCGTTCGCGGACGATCCGGATGTCACCGACGTTGTCTCCTACGAGATCACCGGCGGCGATGACCGCTTCGAGATCGATCCGGACACGGGCGAGATCACGGTGAAGGCGGGCTCTTCCTTCGATGCGGAGACGGAAAGCTCTGCCGATGTCGAGGTGACGGCGACGTCCTCGGACGGCTCGACGTCAGTCGGCACGTTCACGATCGCCATCGGCGACGAGAACGAAGGCCCGATCGGTCCTGTCAGCGACAGCGACACCACCGGCAACGTGGTGTCGGAGTTCGCGTCGGGCGGCGACTATACCGGCGTGACCGCGTTCGCGGATGATCCGGATGTCACCGACGTCGTCTCCTACGAGATCACCGGCGGCGATGACCGCTTCGAGATCGACCCGGACACTGGCGAGATCACGGTGAAGGCGGGCTCTTCCTTCGACGCCGAGGCGGAAAGCTCTGCCGATGTCGAGGTGACGGCGACGTCCTCGGACGGGTCGACCTCGACGGGTACGTTTACGATCGCCATCGGTGACGAGAACGAAGGCCCGATCGGTCCTGTCAGCGACAGCGACACCACCGGCAACGAGGTGTCGGAGTTCGCGTCGGGCGGCGACTATACCGGTGTGACCGCGTTCGCGGACGATCCGGATGTCACCGACGTGGTCTCCTACGAGATCACCGGCGGCGACGACCGCTTCGAGATCGACCCGGATACGGGCGAGATCACGGTGAAGGCGGGATCCAGCTTCGACGCCGAGGCGGACTCGAGTGTCAATGTAACCGTGACCGCAACGTCCACCGACGGGTCAACCGCAACGGGCACTTTCTCCATCGGCATCACGGACGGCAACGAGCCGCCGGATCTTGTCATCTGCCTGGAAGACGGTGGCCTGCAGATGATCCAGAACGGCAGTTTCGAGGTCTATGACGGTCCCCATGGAGGAAACGCCGGGACCGGCTGGTACGAGAACCCGAATTCCATAGACAGCTGGACCTACGAGAATGTCGATGTCCATGAGGCCGGACACAACAATTTCGGCGCGACCGATGGTGGCCATCATCTCGATCTTGCTAGCCGCACAAACGGCTGGATTTCTCAGGAAGTCGAAGGCCAGCTCGATGGCCAGGTCTACCAGTTGTCCTTTGACATGAAGTCGCGTGGAGGCGAAGGCCAGAGCGTGGCGGAAGTCTATTGGAACGGCGAGCTGATCGATACGATCGATCCGGCGACGACCGGTTCCGGATGGCAGGCCTTTTCCTTCAATGTGGTTGGCGGCTCCGGTGACGGTTCCAACACGTTGACCTTTGTCGAGATCGGCTCCGACAACAATGGCGGCACCCTGATCGACAGTGTCTCGATGACCGCGGACACCCGCATCGCGGTGGTCGAGGAATTCCATGGCGCGGAAATCGCCCCGATGCAGGTCTTCGACCCGGATGTCGGTGATACGCATACCTTCACCGTGTCGGACGACCGGTTCGAGGTGGTGGTGTCCGGTGACAAATATGTCCTGAAACTGAAAGACGACCAGGCCCTCGACTATGAAACCGAGACGCAGGTTTCCGTCGATGTGACGGTGACCGATTCCGGCGGCCTGTCGGACACCGAAACCGTCGTCATCGATGTGCTGGACATCGACGAGAGTGTCGGTCCGATCGGTCCCGTCGCGGACAGCGATACTGCGCTGAACAGCGTTGCGGAGAATGGGTCAGGCGGCGAATATGTCGGCGTGACCGCGTTCGCGGACGATCCGGACGCCTCCGACAGTGTGACCTATTCGATCACGGATGACCGGTTCGAGATCGACCCGGATACCGGTGTCCTCACCGTCCGGGACGGCGTCAGCTTTGACTATGAGGCCATGCAGAGTGTCGATGTCGAGGTCACGGCAACATCATCCGACGGCTCCACGTCGACAGGGACCTTCACCGTCAACATTACCGATGTCAACGAAGCGCCGGATCTGGACTTCGATCCGGAGCTCGGCCCGGGATGCTCCGTGACCATGACCTTCGTGGAAGAATCCGCAGGTTACAGCAACATTCTCGGTGTCTTCCATATGGATGGCAACGGCAACCCGATCGGTGGCGAGATCGTATGGGTCGATCAGAACCAGCTGAATGCAGGCGACAGCGCAACCATCTACTTGGAGGGCGTCGAAGCCGGTGAAATCGGTTACTTCCTGATCCCGGATGGCGCTGACTATAACAGCGTTGCGAGCGGCGATCCGGTCACGTTCCAGAAGGACGGGGACGGACACTGGCAAGCCGTCGTGGACGGAACGCCGCTGGTCGGTAAGGGCGCCAATGTGTTCTTCTCCGGTGACGGGTCGCTCAACCCGGGTGGGTACGATTATGCCGCGGAAAGCGGCATCAGGATCGGCTTTGAGGATCTTGTCGGTGGTGGTGACGAGGATTTCGATGACCCTGTCTTCGACCAGACCGTGCAGGAGACCGACGCCCATGCTGCTGTTTATGAAGAACAGCTCGGCGCCGAAGTCGGCACGCTGTCCGTCTTCGATCCGGACATTGGCGACAGCCATACCTTCACCGTTTCGGACGACCGGTTCGAAGTGGTCGCGCAGAACGGCGAGACCGTGCTGAAATTGAAGGACGACCAGGCGCTCGATTACGAGACGGAAACCCAGGTGACCATCGAGGTCACGGCGACCGATACCGGCGGCCTGTCGGACACGGAGACCATCGTCATCGATGTGATTGATGTCGAGCCCGAAGGCCCGAACGACAACAATTCGCCAATCGGTCCTGTCAGCGACACGGATACCGCCCAAAATCTGGTGGCGGCAACCGCCGCGGCCGGGGTCGTGGTCGGCCTGACCGCCTTTGCCCGGGATGCGGATGCCGGCGACACGGTCACCTATTCCATCGATGACAACCGGTTCGGCATCGACGCCGATACGGGTGTCGTCACGGTTGCCGACGCGGCCGCGCTGATCGCGGGCGAGACCATCGATGTCACCATCAACGCGACGTCGAGCGACGGTTCGCAGTCCAGCGCGACCTTCCCGGTCGAGGTGACCTCCGGCGGATCCGGCAATTCACCACCCGACCTGATCGTTGGCAATGCCATTTACCGCCCAGACAATGCCAACAAGCACTGGGACGATCATCACGACGGTCACTGGGGCCATATCCAGGATGGCGAAAAAGGCCACTATCACGAAGATGACGGCGTGCACGGCCAGACCTATCATGGCCATGACGATGACTGCGACGCGAACGAGTATCACGTGCCGGAAAACGAAGCCGGTGTTGAGCTGATCCAGCTTTCCGTTGTCGATCCGGACGTGGGCGACACGCACACCTTCACGGTGTCCGACGATCGATTTGAAGTCATCTCCGATGGTGAGAACTATCTGCTGAAGCTGAAGGACGATGTCGCGGTCGACTTTGAGACCGAGCAGACCATAACCCTCGATGTCACGGCGACAGACAGCGGTGGCCTGTCTGACACGGAGACCATCACACTGGATGTGGTCGATGTCGATGAAAGCGCCATCTGTGAAACCGGAACCAGTGGTGACGACACGATCGTCGGCGGTGATTTCAGCGATACGATCTATGGTCGGGGAGGCAACGACATCCTCATCGGCCAGGGAGGCAATGACAGCCTTCACGGCGGTTCGGGAGACGACGTAATCCGCGGCGGCACGGGCGACGACGTCATGGCCGGCGGTGACGGGTCGGACCTGTTCGCCTACATGCTCGGCGATGGCAACGACACGATCTCCGGCGGTGCCGGCGGCAACTGGATCGACATCATCGATCTCGCAAATGCCACTGATGGCACGGCTCTGGGCGAATACGGCACCGACTGGTCGATTACCATGACCGAGGGTGCAATCGAGGAAGTCAACGCCCTCGGCGGCGAGATCTCCTTGTCGCAGGATTCAGGCGGCTACATCGAGCTCGCCGACGGTGGCCGCATCGACTTCTCGGATCTGGAAGGCATTCAGTACTGA